The following proteins are co-located in the Maridesulfovibrio sp. genome:
- the hpnA gene encoding hopanoid-associated sugar epimerase — MNVMITGATGLIGSRLVKILAEKGFHIKALVRDKIRAQQLINEPVEFAIGDLNNESALEEALQGCRYLFHLAADYRLWVPDPESMTRTNVEGTRLLMQKALEAGVERIVYTSSVCVLGSNDDGSPADEDAESTVADMISPYKKSKFLAEKVVMKMIRDEGLPAVIVNPSTPVGPGDSRPTPTGTMVLNAARDGGMFYADTGLNVAHVDDIAYGHLLALEKGRIGRRYILGGDNISLKDLFAMTARITNKPGPRFRVPQMVMYLAGFTGEVMARLGLLKNPVATMDSVRMASKKMYYSSERAEKELGYTHRPALEAVQDAVCWFKDQQMLD; from the coding sequence ATGAACGTAATGATCACCGGGGCGACCGGATTGATTGGTTCCCGGCTTGTCAAAATTCTTGCTGAAAAGGGATTCCATATTAAAGCTCTTGTTCGCGATAAGATCAGGGCTCAGCAGCTTATTAATGAACCAGTGGAATTTGCAATTGGAGATTTGAATAACGAATCTGCACTTGAAGAGGCTTTGCAGGGCTGTAGATATCTTTTTCATCTGGCAGCGGATTATCGTCTTTGGGTTCCGGACCCGGAAAGTATGACCCGTACTAACGTGGAAGGTACGCGTTTGCTGATGCAGAAAGCCCTTGAAGCCGGGGTGGAGCGTATTGTCTACACTTCCAGTGTTTGTGTGCTTGGAAGTAATGATGATGGGAGCCCTGCTGACGAAGACGCTGAATCAACAGTTGCGGACATGATCAGTCCGTACAAGAAATCCAAATTTTTAGCTGAGAAAGTGGTTATGAAGATGATTCGGGATGAGGGGCTTCCTGCTGTGATTGTGAATCCCTCAACTCCGGTTGGGCCGGGCGATTCGCGGCCGACTCCTACAGGAACCATGGTGCTCAATGCCGCCCGTGACGGCGGAATGTTTTACGCTGATACAGGGCTGAATGTCGCTCACGTTGATGATATTGCTTACGGTCATCTGCTTGCCTTGGAAAAGGGTAGAATTGGTCGCAGGTATATCCTCGGAGGGGATAATATCAGCCTTAAGGATTTATTTGCCATGACAGCCCGGATCACCAATAAGCCCGGACCTAGGTTCAGGGTCCCGCAGATGGTGATGTATCTCGCTGGTTTCACCGGGGAAGTAATGGCAAGGCTGGGACTGCTCAAGAATCCTGTGGCTACCATGGATAGTGTGCGCATGGCATCCAAAAAGATGTATTACAGTTCTGAGCGGGCTGAAAAAGAATTGGGCTACACTCATCGTCCGGCTTTGGAAGCGGTTCAGGATGCGGTCTGCTGGTTTAAGGATCAGCAGATGCTTGATTAG
- a CDS encoding alcohol dehydrogenase catalytic domain-containing protein, translated as MRSIYFENGKIDFVERDKPQLAPGEALLKVRLAGICNTDIELHKGYYGFAGVPGHEFVAEVEDCPDRPELVGKRVVADINCPVGPFKGDHRHAPDRTVIGIVNHDGAFAEYLKAPADNLCVVADNVEDRAAVFAEPLAAGLEVSQQIHIIGDMRVMVLGDGKLGLLTALALKLYNPNVLLVGKHEDKLAIAAKQGVNTYCLSDPEELTALSEKWDKFDLVVEATGSEKGINYALDFVRPEGTIVAKTTSHLPSSINLAKLVVDEISIVGSRCGDIGLALNVLEQGIIDVSGLIEAEYDFSDFNDAFERAMSKGALKVLVRM; from the coding sequence ATGCGCTCAATATATTTTGAAAATGGAAAAATTGATTTTGTTGAACGGGATAAGCCGCAACTTGCTCCCGGCGAAGCTTTGCTCAAGGTCCGGCTGGCTGGAATTTGCAATACGGATATTGAATTGCATAAGGGTTATTACGGGTTTGCAGGTGTTCCCGGCCATGAATTTGTTGCGGAAGTTGAAGACTGTCCTGATAGGCCTGAGTTGGTCGGTAAGCGCGTTGTGGCAGATATTAACTGTCCGGTTGGTCCGTTTAAGGGTGATCACAGGCATGCTCCTGATCGGACTGTTATTGGTATAGTCAATCATGACGGGGCGTTTGCCGAGTACCTGAAAGCACCTGCTGATAATCTTTGTGTGGTCGCGGACAATGTTGAGGATCGGGCTGCTGTTTTTGCCGAGCCTCTTGCTGCCGGACTGGAGGTCAGCCAGCAGATTCATATTATCGGGGATATGCGGGTAATGGTGCTTGGAGATGGAAAGCTGGGCTTACTTACCGCGCTGGCTTTGAAGTTATACAACCCTAACGTTTTACTGGTGGGTAAGCATGAGGATAAGCTTGCCATTGCTGCGAAGCAGGGGGTGAATACCTATTGTCTCAGTGACCCTGAAGAACTTACCGCGCTGTCTGAAAAGTGGGATAAATTTGATTTGGTGGTGGAAGCTACCGGCAGCGAGAAAGGCATTAATTATGCTCTTGATTTTGTGCGCCCTGAAGGAACCATTGTTGCCAAGACCACTTCGCATCTGCCCAGCTCTATCAACCTCGCCAAGCTGGTGGTTGATGAAATTTCCATTGTCGGCTCCCGTTGCGGTGACATCGGTCTGGCATTGAATGTGTTGGAACAGGGAATTATTGATGTGAGCGGCTTGATTGAAGCTGAGTATGATTTTTCTGATTTTAATGATGCATTCGAGCGCGCTATGAGTAAGGGAGCATTGAAGGTTCTGGTTAGGATGTAG